The Fulvia fulva chromosome 1, complete sequence region AATATGGACGAGTCAGAGTTTGTGAGCTTGTTGTCGGCCTTGTTGGCGCCCGATACGGAGAAGGTGAAGGCGGCCACCAGCCAGCTCAATCAGAAATACTACAAATCACCGCAGTCGGTGACGGCGCTCCTACAGATCCTCATCAACCACCCCGAGGCGTCCCTGCGGCAATTGGCGGGTGTCGAGGCACGCAAGCTCGTCTCGAAGCACTGGGTGCAAGTCCCTGCCGACCAGAAGCCACAGCTGCGGGAGCAACTCCTGCAGAGCACCATCAACGAGGAGCAGCAGCTGCCCCGACACACCAAAGCCCGAGTCATCGCCGCAATCGCCAAGATCGATCTCGAAGATGGCGAATGGAGCGAACTGCCGGGCATTCTGCAGCAGGCCGCGACCAGCGAAACGGCCCGGCACCGCGAGGTCGGCGTCTACATCATCTACACCCTCCTTGAGACGATGCCCGACGTCTTCCAGGAGAACATGGGCTTAATGCTCACTCTCTTCAACCGCACCATCCAAGATCCGGAGTCAGTCGAGGTCAGGGTGAACACAATGCTTGCTCTCTCGGAGCTTGCCATGGTGCTGGATACGGAGGAGGACACCAAGAGCCTGAAGGCTTTCCAGAGCACAATCCCACACATGGTCAAGGTCCTGCAGGCGACCATTCAGGAAGACGACGAGGAGCATACCATGCAGGCCTTCGACGTGTTCAACAAGCTGCTGAGCTACGAAAGTGCCTTCCTCAACGCACACTTCGGCGACCTCATCCAGTTCTTTATGCAGGTCTCCTCCAAGACCGAGATCGACGATGAGGTGCGCTCGCAGGCGATCAGCTTCTTGATGCAGGCCGTTCGTTATCGCAAATTCAAGATCCAGAGCCTGAAGGTCGGCGAGCACATGACCAAAATGTGCCTGCAAATCGCAACCGAGCTCGACGAGTTACCTTCAGACGAGGACGACATCTCGCCCGCACGATCCGCGCTGGGTCTCCTGGACATCTTGAGCGAGAGCTTGCCTCCCAGTCAGGTCGCTGTACCGCTTCTCAAGGCTATCGGCCCGTACGTTCAGCACAACCAGCCCGAATACAGAAGAGCCGGCATCCTCGCCCTCGGCATGTGCGTAGAAGGGGCGCCGGACTTCATTGCCACACAGCTCAACGAGATCCTCCCACTCGTACTTAGCTTACTGCACGACCCTGCCACCAGCGTCCGGAGCGCAGCACTGAACGGCGTCTCTCGCCTGGCCGATGACCTTGCCGAAGACATGGGCAAGGAACACGCTAAGCTCATCCCGGCCCTTATCGACAACTTTGACAAGGCCGTACAGGGCATGCAGCAGGCACAAGAGGGATCGGACGAGCACGAACTCAACACCCACATTGTCAAGGCCAGTGCCGTTGCTGTCGACTCCCTTATCGAGGGCCTCGACGCGGAAGACGCTGCACAATATGTGAATCAGCTGGTCCCACGTTTCAGTTCGCTCATCGAGCACCCAGATCATAAGGTGCAAATGGCTGCTGTCAGCGCTCTCGGTAGTGTTGCGAGCGCTGCTGAGAGTGCCTTCCAGCCGCACTTTCAGCAGATTATGCAGAGCTTGTCCCGCTACATCGAGATCAAGGATAGCGAGGAACAGCTCGAACTCAGAAGCATGGTCATCGATTCGCTTGGCAAGATTGCCAGCGCTGTCGGCGCAGAAGCCTTCCAGCCTTACGTTCGCCCGCTCATGAACGCTAGCGAAGAGGGCTTGCACCTCGATCACCAGCGTCTAAAGGAGACGAGCTTCATCCTGTGGAGTACTCTTGCCAGAGTATACGAGGAGAACTTTGAGCCATTCCTCAATGGTGTGGTACAGTC contains the following coding sequences:
- a CDS encoding putative importin subunit beta-4, giving the protein MDESEFVSLLSALLAPDTEKVKAATSQLNQKYYKSPQSVTALLQILINHPEASLRQLAGVEARKLVSKHWVQVPADQKPQLREQLLQSTINEEQQLPRHTKARVIAAIAKIDLEDGEWSELPGILQQAATSETARHREVGVYIIYTLLETMPDVFQENMGLMLTLFNRTIQDPESVEVRVNTMLALSELAMVLDTEEDTKSLKAFQSTIPHMVKVLQATIQEDDEEHTMQAFDVFNKLLSYESAFLNAHFGDLIQFFMQVSSKTEIDDEVRSQAISFLMQAVRYRKFKIQSLKVGEHMTKMCLQIATELDELPSDEDDISPARSALGLLDILSESLPPSQVAVPLLKAIGPYVQHNQPEYRRAGILALGMCVEGAPDFIATQLNEILPLVLSLLHDPATSVRSAALNGVSRLADDLAEDMGKEHAKLIPALIDNFDKAVQGMQQAQEGSDEHELNTHIVKASAVAVDSLIEGLDAEDAAQYVNQLVPRFSSLIEHPDHKVQMAAVSALGSVASAAESAFQPHFQQIMQSLSRYIEIKDSEEQLELRSMVIDSLGKIASAVGAEAFQPYVRPLMNASEEGLHLDHQRLKETSFILWSTLARVYEENFEPFLNGVVQSLFACLDQEETDGEVQLGEEASDLIGQEITIAGKKIKVAGAGGVNEGDIAEEDIVKALMETEDDDDDDWDDLGAVTAVAMEKEIAVEVLGDVLTHAKGKFLPYMEKTIATTLPLLEHIFEGVRKSAISTLWRAYACMWGLAEDNGMQKWQPGLPLKVQPTSDLQKLGDLVMKGTLALWEEEMDRATVTEVNRNLAATLKLCGPAVLAPSGNDSATPIEQATAALLLILQREHPCQKDEDDFDEPAPTDGESAEYDWLVVETALEVIGALGTVLGEQFAELFKIFEGPIMKFCSSQERFERSSAVGTLADCVEAMGPACTPYTSKIMQLLLKRLRDEDKEVKSNAAFGMGLLCLNSTDAKTILSNYNTILGLLEPLLQNQSNPDDTEARLLDNAAGCVSRMIKKAPSNVPLEDVLPRLVELLPLKEDFRENEPVFDMIIGRYQAQDQTIMNLSSQLLPILEKVIGPPEEQLSEETRNKLAQLVQHLRG